One window from the genome of Marinobacter sp. es.048 encodes:
- a CDS encoding O-antigen ligase family protein produces MKQEMMVSVQDEKRSALTKLDATVVNQFSFVLYLYFILDFFLRFSVRIPGYAVIRPTLAAVVAISLLLFLQRDKLKGRFQDPIFKAIFVLFGYLVISLPLVEWPGSVVRTNIDPFVKAVAFLFFTALIIDTDKRLKWFIGVFVFCQVFRVLEPLYLHITQGYWGSSTHLGGGEFAARLAGAPADVINPNELGFVIVTAIPFLHYLLWPSGRKSKLLYLAIMPAMLYALILTMSRGAFIALLVVAFLVFKESRHKMKLIFLAVVIVVGALSVMTPIQKDRYLSLVDSDTAGAATAEGRLKGMVGEFKLGLTRPVVGHGLGTTPEAKANKLGRQRASHNLYAELIIELGLIGFAIFLNFLYRITRKLSVVRSQFAALNRRDQSYYSRLNKCLIAVFWMYAVYSLNY; encoded by the coding sequence ATGAAACAGGAAATGATGGTTTCTGTTCAGGATGAAAAGCGGAGCGCCCTTACAAAACTGGATGCAACGGTCGTAAACCAGTTCAGCTTTGTTCTGTATCTGTATTTTATCCTCGATTTCTTTCTTCGCTTCTCTGTTCGGATTCCTGGCTACGCTGTGATCCGACCAACATTAGCGGCCGTCGTCGCCATCAGTCTTCTACTGTTTTTGCAGCGTGACAAGCTAAAAGGCCGCTTCCAGGATCCGATTTTCAAAGCAATTTTTGTGCTATTCGGTTATCTCGTTATCAGCCTGCCATTGGTGGAATGGCCCGGGAGTGTCGTTCGCACAAACATTGATCCCTTCGTCAAAGCCGTTGCTTTTCTTTTCTTCACTGCCTTGATTATTGACACGGATAAGAGACTGAAATGGTTTATCGGAGTGTTTGTTTTCTGCCAGGTGTTTCGTGTGTTGGAACCGCTGTATCTCCATATTACACAAGGTTACTGGGGGAGCTCCACTCATCTGGGTGGGGGAGAATTTGCGGCTCGACTCGCCGGGGCTCCGGCGGATGTGATCAACCCAAACGAGTTGGGTTTTGTGATCGTTACTGCCATTCCGTTCCTTCACTATCTGCTGTGGCCTTCAGGCCGGAAATCTAAACTGTTGTACCTGGCCATTATGCCAGCGATGTTGTACGCACTGATTCTCACCATGTCCAGGGGAGCGTTTATTGCGCTATTGGTTGTTGCGTTTCTGGTGTTTAAAGAATCAAGGCATAAAATGAAGCTGATTTTTTTGGCTGTGGTTATTGTTGTAGGTGCTTTGAGCGTAATGACACCTATTCAGAAAGATCGGTATTTGTCCCTGGTTGATAGCGATACCGCAGGGGCTGCGACTGCGGAAGGGCGTCTTAAAGGAATGGTGGGGGAGTTCAAGCTGGGCCTTACGCGGCCTGTTGTGGGTCATGGTCTTGGAACGACACCTGAAGCCAAAGCTAACAAATTGGGAAGACAGAGAGCCAGCCATAACCTTTATGCTGAGTTGATTATTGAGTTGGGACTGATCGGCTTTGCGATTTTTCTAAATTTTCTTTACCGGATTACCCGTAAGCTTTCCGTCGTTCGGTCGCAATTTGCGGCCTTGAACAGAAGGGACCAATCTTATTACTCGCGGTTGAATAAGTGCCTTATTGCGGTGTTTTGGATGTATGCGGTTTACAGTCTGAACTATTGA
- a CDS encoding glycosyltransferase, giving the protein MSHQEVPQPILFVIDHFRNPNAGTEGQMLNLIKGLDRARFEPILLVFRDSEYLRKYGFPCDYHVLGHTRLFAPVTWAALWKLAWKFRASEIRLAHVFFNDPSVICPPIFRLNGIKTIISRRDMGYWYTLAYRVMLAISGRFVSTVITNSDAVKQVTIRAEPFDLSQVHVIYNGYGAGETFCEVPADLTELRTKHLNAVFVGLVANIRPVKRMEDAVKAIGQLHQSGHDVHLILIGDGSQANLRLLASEQGVAERVHFLGPRADVKACLKALDIGLLCSESEGFSNAIVEYMQAGLPVVCSNVGGNPEAVEHGETGYLYPCGDVAALASHLRRLSDSGELRQRIGDNAFRCARERFSMETMVAKHQEIYDGLIGPERSG; this is encoded by the coding sequence ATGTCACACCAGGAAGTTCCCCAGCCGATCCTTTTTGTTATAGACCATTTCCGTAATCCCAATGCCGGTACGGAAGGCCAGATGCTTAATCTTATTAAAGGGTTAGACAGAGCTAGGTTTGAGCCCATTCTTTTGGTGTTTCGTGATTCTGAGTATCTCCGGAAATATGGTTTCCCCTGTGACTATCATGTTCTGGGGCACACACGTTTATTCGCTCCTGTAACCTGGGCTGCATTGTGGAAGCTCGCCTGGAAGTTCAGAGCTTCCGAGATTCGCCTCGCCCATGTGTTTTTTAATGATCCCTCCGTCATTTGCCCTCCTATATTCCGGCTGAATGGTATAAAAACCATCATTTCCAGGCGCGACATGGGGTATTGGTACACTCTGGCCTATCGCGTAATGCTCGCTATATCTGGGCGGTTTGTTTCCACTGTTATCACAAACAGTGATGCGGTGAAGCAGGTGACGATAAGGGCGGAACCGTTCGATCTATCACAGGTTCATGTGATTTATAATGGCTATGGTGCGGGCGAGACATTTTGTGAGGTGCCGGCTGACCTTACGGAGCTGCGCACTAAGCATCTGAACGCCGTCTTCGTAGGGTTGGTCGCTAACATACGCCCAGTCAAGCGGATGGAAGATGCCGTTAAGGCGATTGGTCAGCTTCATCAAAGCGGCCACGATGTGCACCTCATATTGATCGGAGACGGGAGCCAGGCAAACCTCCGGTTACTGGCCTCGGAGCAGGGCGTAGCTGAAAGGGTTCATTTTCTCGGTCCAAGAGCGGACGTAAAAGCCTGCCTCAAGGCTCTGGATATTGGCCTGTTATGCTCAGAGTCTGAAGGGTTTTCGAATGCCATTGTTGAGTATATGCAGGCGGGATTACCGGTGGTTTGCAGTAATGTGGGCGGAAACCCGGAGGCGGTCGAGCATGGCGAAACCGGGTATCTGTATCCCTGCGGTGATGTTGCAGCACTGGCGAGCCATCTGCGGAGGTTGAGTGACAGTGGTGAATTACGTCAGCGAATAGGCGACAATGCTTTTAGGTGTGCCAGGGAGCGTTTCAGTATGGAGACTATGGTGGCAAAGCATCAGGAAATATATGACGGGCTTATCGGACCCGAGAGGAGCGGCTAA
- a CDS encoding polysaccharide deacetylase family protein: MELLSRSIRKIGPMGGYQFARQICRNQPRILMYHRFSDSPVKGWASSECFEQQVRHIRERYNPYSLVGLMKYHREHGRMPPHAVVITVDDGYRDFYEHAFPILQRHGVPATLFATTGFIDRRLWLWPDKITWILDQLSHVSREFTIGSFKVSEGALNGESRSELWKRLIAHALSLPDEVKHEFISGLACALGLVFPDEIPESFAPLCWNELKRMQEAHIEIGGHTVTHPSLGRVTEAQARDEIFGCRDALNQHLGQQDRTFCYPNGQPSDFQPFLPDLVREAGFLGAVTAFPDAQGISDRYLMRRHASGDNMFQFHKAVSGFELLGHRVKGDRKFELEFSPT, translated from the coding sequence ATGGAGCTGTTGTCGAGATCAATCCGTAAGATTGGCCCGATGGGTGGGTACCAATTTGCTCGGCAGATCTGTCGAAATCAGCCCCGTATCCTGATGTACCATCGTTTCTCAGACTCACCGGTAAAAGGCTGGGCAAGCTCTGAGTGTTTCGAGCAGCAGGTCAGGCATATTCGGGAACGCTACAACCCCTATTCCCTGGTCGGGCTGATGAAATATCATCGTGAACATGGCCGTATGCCTCCGCATGCGGTCGTGATTACGGTGGATGATGGCTACCGAGACTTCTATGAGCACGCCTTTCCCATTCTTCAACGCCATGGCGTTCCCGCAACCTTGTTTGCAACAACGGGCTTCATCGACAGACGGCTATGGCTATGGCCGGACAAGATTACCTGGATTCTGGACCAGCTCTCCCATGTCAGCCGGGAATTCACTATTGGTTCCTTCAAAGTGAGCGAAGGTGCCTTAAATGGTGAATCTCGAAGCGAGCTCTGGAAACGGTTGATTGCCCACGCCCTCTCGCTGCCAGACGAAGTGAAACATGAATTCATATCCGGCCTGGCCTGCGCGCTGGGGCTTGTCTTTCCCGATGAAATACCGGAGTCTTTTGCACCATTATGCTGGAATGAGCTGAAGAGAATGCAAGAAGCGCACATTGAGATTGGTGGGCATACGGTAACCCACCCATCTTTGGGGCGGGTCACTGAGGCTCAGGCAAGGGATGAAATATTCGGTTGCCGTGATGCATTGAATCAACATCTCGGGCAGCAGGACCGCACCTTCTGCTACCCCAACGGCCAACCGTCGGATTTTCAGCCTTTCCTGCCGGATCTCGTTCGAGAGGCTGGCTTCCTGGGAGCAGTAACGGCTTTCCCGGATGCCCAAGGTATCAGCGACAGGTATCTGATGCGTCGGCACGCCAGTGGAGATAATATGTTTCAGTTCCATAAGGCTGTTTCGGGCTTTGAGCTCTTGGGGCATCGTGTAAAAGGTGATCGAAAGTTTGAGCTGGAATTTTCACCGACATGA